ACCTGGGTGAATTACATAGAAAAGCTCTAGAAGGAGAAAGCATTAGGACTTTTTGAGGATTGGTTCTTTCTTGACAGAAGTACCACAATGTCATTGACAAACCTGATAAGAAAATAGATTTGGTGGTTTTCTTTTTACTAAATTTTAtggataattattattttcctaCTTATACAAATTACTAGGTAATATTTCTCCGATATATTCTGGGTCTGAATTATTTGATTGGTCTTCTTATCTTAGAATAACTACAAGAGAAACTATTAGGAAAGACTTAGTGATTAATGAATTAGAAAAAGATATGCTATATGATAGAGCATTAAAGCATCGTTTGATCCATGTAGCTGACACTACTCAGTGGGATAAAACTTGGTTGTTGCTGTTGTTGTCTTCTTATCTAAGAATACATGATAGAATTTATGATTAGCTTAAAGGATAGTTGTTGTCCACTGATTCTTGCAATTTTTCCTTTTGTTAACTATAATATAATAACATCTTCATTTGATAATTTCAGTTTATAATTAACTTGTATACTATTATCATGTTGCGGTCAACTTACGACAAACATATATTTTCAGTTGCAAGAGTTGAAGCAGCGGGCATCAGGTAACACAGATGAGACTTTTCTTAACCCCGGAATATCCGAGAAGCAGCCATTGCATGTGGTTATGGTAACAATTTTATCAGAAGACTTTTCTTATGCATTGAGTGGTTAGCATACTTATATATTATAGAACTAAATTGTTCAGTTTTCCATTTGCATTTCAGATTCTAGTGTTCAATTCGTTTGGTTTGTTATCGGAATCTCATGAAGCTGCTTCGTTTTTCAGGTTGATCAGAAAGTATCAAACAAATCACGTTTTGCACAGGAGCTTATCTCAACTATTTTATTTACTGTAGCTGTGGGGTTGGTCTGGTATGTGACTTTAGTTTTCCTATCTCTCCTTTTCTCATTCTGTTGTATAACATCAactctttaatttttgtatacTTGTATTCCTACTATATGTCCTGTTAGGTTTATGGGTGCTACTGCACTTCAAAAATACATCGGAAGCTTGGGTGGGATTGGCACTTCAGGTGTTGGTTCAAGTTCTTCCTATACCCCAAAGGAGCTAAACAAGGAAGTAATGCCAGAAAAGGTTAACACGTTAATCTGTTCTTTCTGATATACTATTACTCTATTACAATATGGCATATAGATTATTCTGTCTTTTGGAAAATAGTTTAGGTATGTATTAGCAAGAAATTTTGGGTTGTCAGTGAGTATCTTGGATGACAAGATTGTAACTGCAATAGGTTAATGAACAATAGCATGATATATGTAATACATGAACAATTATTTAATCATCCAAATAAGATAATCCCCACTAATCATGCCAATGCTAACTATTTTGTTGACCAGTCAACAATTAATCTGGAATATGTGACCACCCTCATTTGTTCTTGAAGTATTTTTGGTACTACCAAATGAATTATTAGTTTCCTTATTAGTCATAATGTCATATATGAAGGTCTTGCGTATACGATTTATGAGCAAATGAGAAATTCTTCCACACCTTAtgtaatcatatttttaatatatatctctctctttctctctccttGCAGAATGTAAAAACTTTTAAGGATGTGAAAGGTTGTGATGATGCAAAGCAAGAACTTGAGGAAGTTGTAGAGTACCTAAAAAATCCATCTAAATTTACACGCCTTGGAGGAAAGTTACCAAAGGTCTACATAAGTTATTggtctttttgtttttaatttaccGATAGCTTTTGTTCACATTTCTTTCTACTTTACATGTATATCTTGTGGTAACACAATACTTATTCCCATAACTGTCTAGTAGCTGATAAAATATTCAGTCCATCACTCCATCTCTATATGCCCTGTGTGTTGTTCTCACTAATAAACATGTTAGGCTTTGGTCATCATGATATTATgtattcttataatttttattgcaTGCTATGCTGATGAACATGCTTCTTAGTGCAATTTGGttgtaatattttgtttatgaagtAATGCTAAGTTGATCCTTTTTTCAGGGGATTCTTTTGACAGGGGCACCTGGAACTGGAAAAACTTTGCTAGCCAAGGTCAGTTAAATTCTATAGGCCGACATTTTCTAAAgctagtttgacattttttaaaactCCATAACTATTGTATTGTAATTAGAACCTTTTGGTCTTCTACGTGCATTTTAGATTCATTATGATTCTTGATGCGGCACATTGTCCTAGTCAAGGTAGTCCAATTCTAGATCCTATGCAGGATTTTAAATTGTGATATTGTAACACAGATCGTAAGATCCTACCAAATTTagaaattcatatatattgcaTATAAATTCATACATATGCCTATCAAACAacataatttagtaaaaaaacaacaaaatacttAAAAGAAACTCAGATTTGGGATAATtagattcatatttaatttttttgatagatAGAAACAGAGAATTTGAGAGAATGTGAGGGAATGGTTTGAGAGTGTGTAAGGGAGTTCTGAATCATGTAAAGTTTATAGAGACGGGGAATAATTTACTGAAGTTGAAAGTGTGTATGTGAGAGAAGAAGTGCAATGAATCATTGTATTGGAAAGGAAAGTGCAATTAATTAGGAATTAGTGGGAGAAACTAACTGTTCCAGTGATTGTTCCCCCTAAAATCGTGATCTGATTAGTGTTTCAAAAATGACGGTTACGTTTTTTTAGAAACTGGGTCGCCGACCCGACCTGCGAACCCTACGCTGCTAAAACACGCGGAGTCGTGCAGAAGCGCTGATTCCACCAATTCCACTGCCGTGCGCGACAGTTTCGTCTTCTCCGGTCAATTTGGGTTTCTGCTCGTCATCAATGAGCACGGGGAAGGGAAGCAAGATTGTAAAATCCCACGATGATTTTACGTGCTGACTCCTGATTTTAACTACCATGGTCCTAGTTATACTATACTGTATGAGACATTGGGAAGTTCATGGAAGAACATAAATCTGGACTCTGGTTCTTATCTATGACATATTTTTTACACTTTTTGCATAATTCAACTGAGCTATAACTtcaatattagttataaattaatccattgaaattaattattattatggtcTGATTGTTTGCTTTATCTGGGACCTTGAAGGCTATTGCTGGAGAAGCCGGTGTTCCATTTTTCTATCGTGCAGGGTCGGAATTTGAAGAGATGTAAGTCTTCTTTTGCTTTCTATATTTTGTGTATCTATTATTTTAAGTGGGCACATGGTATGCTAGAATGGTGGCACATTTTATGTTCTTCCAAAAGTGGTGTATTAAGAATTCTGCTGTTTGTTAACGACTATGGTGTCGATGCCGGAAAGTGGTGCGGTGTGGCCGACCCAAAAACTGGGATACCGGGATAGCGTGTGGTGGGATGGTCGGTATTTGACTATTTTTTTGGACATATTACATGATTAATACTTTAAACACATCGTAACAAAATGATAGGAAATTGGGTATTGTGGGGTGCGCAAGTCCCACTTTGACTAGTATGGGATGCTTGATGGAGTATTTAAGTGGCTTGGTTCTTCCCCCTTGATAGCTAGCTTTTAAGGGAGGGTTCCCCAAGTTCTTAAATACTTATCACAAAGTTCATGAAATATTCATAATTAGCATTAAAAAGCCACAAGTCTTCAGATAGATGTAAATACCAACAAAAGTCAAGGAAATAAACAAGTTAAAGCCTCTAAGACTTGAAGTAACTAAATACCAAGACTCAAATAAAATTTCTAGTCAATAGGAATCAAAGATCATCATCATCCAGACAGAGATGAAGTTGTCGTGGCTGAACAGAGgtgaaaaattacaaaaaaataaagccTACTTTGCTCTATTAGCATAAAACAGAagggaaaacaaaaaaaaattgacctgGGTATAATGTGTGGCCTTCTCTGTTCTATTCACTCACAACaggaaaaaaacataaaaacaagGTGGAAAAACATATTGGGCCGTGCACAAGGTGTGCTGCTTGGAGAAGACAGATGCTGGTAGGGATGTATGTAACATTGTGATAAGTTATAAACATTCcagaatttcttattttttttagatgtgTGGCACTCTATGTTGGTAAATTAGATGACGAAATGTTTTCATATGATCTCTTAACGAAATTTCAAACTTTAATCTGTCTCTTCTGGCAGTTGTAACTTGTAAGCCGTCTATGGATGGGTATTTTGTGCATGTATACTGTAGCCATTTTCATTGCATTTACGAATTTAATATGTTGGCTGTTATGGATgattatatttgtaattatgtTCATGCTCAGGTTTGTTGGAGTCGGTGCTCGACGTGTAAGATCCTTATTTCAAGCAGCCAAAAAGAAGGTTTGTTGTTTTTGGTTGACGGTCTCTCAATACAGTCTTCTATTCTGGTTTACTATAACACACAGACCTTTACATGTTTCTGATTGTTGAACATATATTTTCGCCTCTACCTTCTGTAGGCTCCTTGCATTATTTTCATTGATGAAATTGATGCAGTTGGATCAACAAGGAAACAGTGGGAGGGTCACACCAAGAAGACATTGCACCAACTACTTGTTGAAATGGATGGGTTTGAGCAGAATGAGGTAATTTTGAACAGTTAGTGTTGCAAtttatttgtttcttcttttcCAAATTTATTCaccattttttatgttttagggaATAATATTAATGGCTGCAACAAACTTGCCTGATATTCTTGATCCAGCTTTAACGAGGCCTGGTAGATTTGATCGACATGTAAGTTCTTATATTCATTTTTTCTccaataaatgaatatttttagagaaaaaagaGCAGTAGGAAAATGGTAATAAGTCCTCCTATAGCAAGAATTAACAAACTAAACAAGAGACAGAAAATAAGAAATAACATTGGTCAAAAATACTTTCCTCTTTATCTTTTAATCCAGATTGTTGTACCCTGTTAATGCGTATATAATATAGAAGATAAGACGACTAACAAACTCTGAATTCCAGATCGTTGTACCAAATCCAGATGTACGTGGCCGGCAAGAAATATTGGAACTCTACCTGCAAGATAAACCTACAGCCGAAAATGTAGATGTTAAAGCAATAGCTCGTGGTACCCCAGGATTCAATGGGGCAGGTGAAttatgatttaaatatatttgacatGACATGATTTCTATTGACGTGAATCTTATGCTTCGTCTAATCACTGAATGGTGTTCTCTGTAATTatataatcacataaactagaTCTTGCAAACCTGGTGAATATTGCTGCCATTAAAGCTGCGGTGGAAGGTGCAGAGAAATTAACAGCTGCACAGTTGGAGTTTGCAAAAGACAGAATAATTATGGGCACAGAACGAAAAACAATGTTTATTTCGGAAGAGTCAAAAAAGGTATGTAAGGGAAAACTGTGGCTTATTTGATTGATGTAAACTATAGGTTTCCattacattttttaatcttgttatctaaaaatttgaaaatgaaactTCTGTGCTACATTACCTACAAATTCCAGATTTTTCCCTGTAGTTGTAAACCCACGATGTGAGGTTACAACAGGCTTATAGGTATACTAGAATTCTATGATCATAATAGTGAACATGTCTTATGATTGCAGCAGGCTTAACATCAGAAGGCTAAAAAATACTTGGACGCAAAGTTTTGGTAACTTGACCATTCCATATACTGTGCAATGAAATAGTCTGAGAAAATATCGACCTTTTATATTTATGCAAATAGAAAATTGGATGAGCGTCTAACAAATAGTTTAGTTCCTAAATCAGTTGTTAACTGGTGAGTTGATATGATAGGTAAATTggttttttgtaaaaaaaaattccctGTACCTACTGGTTGTTCAGAAACAAATAGTTTATCAATATTTTGGGCTTCtttttggtgtattttattTAGCATAATTAGATTTTGCTGGTATTATGAAATGTTCTGCTCTTTGTACCACTTTGCAATAGCAAGTATTTATCTGTCAAATAATAACCTTTTGTTTactgtaaataaaatattaatccattgatgTATGTTCGTTTATGTTATTAATGGTTGTAAACATTCCAGCTTACTGCTTACCATGAGAGCGGCCATGCAATTGTTGCCCTTAACACCGACGGTGCACATCCAATTCACAAGGCAACAATCATGCCACGTGGATCTGCTTTAGGAATGGTCACTCAGCTTCCCTCAAGTGATGAGACGTCAATAAGTAAGAAGCAGTTGTTAGCTCGGCTTGATGTTTGTATGGGAGGAAGAGTTGCAGAAGAGCTTATCTTTGGTCGGGATAATGTCACAACTGGAGCAAGTAG
The genomic region above belongs to Cicer arietinum cultivar CDC Frontier isolate Library 1 chromosome 4, Cicar.CDCFrontier_v2.0, whole genome shotgun sequence and contains:
- the LOC101504494 gene encoding ATP-dependent zinc metalloprotease FTSH 11, chloroplastic/mitochondrial, whose product is MATLQTSLLSNPLLPFLSPNHSSTHKPHHFSFNPTRFHPRVPFTPLLCTFREDTTTPHSEPSPNNNNNNLSEPRSDSADVAAEPIINLTTEDNTVAILDSNESRFEAVDGENSENSESEKKDANLVVGDGRLGIVVFLVGLWVRAREGLERAFSELFDWWPFWRQEKRLAKLISDADANPKDAVKQSALFIELNKHSPESVIKRFEERDRAVDSRGVAEYLRALVVTNGIAEYLPDEESGKSSSLPTLLQELKQRASGNTDETFLNPGISEKQPLHVVMVDQKVSNKSRFAQELISTILFTVAVGLVWFMGATALQKYIGSLGGIGTSGVGSSSSYTPKELNKEVMPEKNVKTFKDVKGCDDAKQELEEVVEYLKNPSKFTRLGGKLPKGILLTGAPGTGKTLLAKAIAGEAGVPFFYRAGSEFEEMFVGVGARRVRSLFQAAKKKAPCIIFIDEIDAVGSTRKQWEGHTKKTLHQLLVEMDGFEQNEGIILMAATNLPDILDPALTRPGRFDRHIVVPNPDVRGRQEILELYLQDKPTAENVDVKAIARGTPGFNGADLANLVNIAAIKAAVEGAEKLTAAQLEFAKDRIIMGTERKTMFISEESKKLTAYHESGHAIVALNTDGAHPIHKATIMPRGSALGMVTQLPSSDETSISKKQLLARLDVCMGGRVAEELIFGRDNVTTGASSDLQSATELAQYMVSSCGMSDTIGPIHIKERPSSEMQSRIDAEVVKLLREAYDRVKALLKKHEKALHALANALLEYETLNAEEIRRLLLPYREGRLPEQQEQEEAEGDLVLA